The proteins below come from a single Balneolaceae bacterium genomic window:
- the fetB gene encoding iron export ABC transporter permease subunit FetB, producing MEIIELSWFQLAIGFLSLLIPAAILWWYQTGLNRKMVIATIRMTLQLLFVGYYLEYIFEYDNPWLNLAWILVMVIVADFATIDRSDLRQKASLVIPIFGATFFGIVMIDFFFLEVVIQLRTILEAQYAIPITGMVLGNCLRSNVIGINDFYYNLKENKERYQFYLASGATRSEALYPFFQRALQKSANPTLASMATIGLVSLPGMMTGQILSGSSPMTAIQYQIMIMLAIFTGTILSVFLAIIFSNRFVFFENDMPDPTIYKN from the coding sequence ATGGAAATTATTGAGCTTAGTTGGTTTCAGCTTGCAATTGGCTTCCTGAGTCTATTGATTCCTGCTGCTATTCTCTGGTGGTATCAAACAGGGCTGAACCGAAAAATGGTAATCGCCACCATTCGGATGACACTCCAGCTGCTCTTTGTTGGATATTACCTGGAATATATTTTTGAGTACGACAATCCCTGGCTGAACCTGGCCTGGATTCTTGTCATGGTTATTGTGGCCGATTTTGCCACCATTGACAGAAGTGATCTAAGGCAAAAAGCTTCGTTAGTCATTCCCATCTTTGGGGCTACATTCTTCGGAATTGTTATGATCGATTTCTTTTTTCTTGAAGTGGTGATTCAGCTTCGAACAATTCTGGAAGCTCAGTATGCCATCCCGATTACAGGAATGGTTTTAGGCAATTGTCTTCGAAGTAACGTAATTGGCATCAATGATTTTTATTATAATTTGAAGGAAAATAAAGAGCGATACCAGTTTTATCTTGCATCGGGGGCCACACGATCAGAGGCGCTCTATCCATTTTTTCAGCGGGCGCTTCAGAAATCAGCAAACCCTACATTGGCAAGTATGGCAACCATCGGGCTTGTTTCTCTCCCGGGAATGATGACCGGTCAGATTTTAAGTGGAAGTTCGCCTATGACAGCCATCCAGTACCAAATCATGATAATGCTGGCAATTTTTACCGGTACTATACTCTCCGTTTTCCTGGCCATTATATTTAGTAACCGGTTTGTTTTCTTTGAAAACGACATGCCCGA
- a CDS encoding ABC transporter ATP-binding protein → MLLEGKNIHFKYGDEIIFNDFSFGLKEGEKLVLKGESGSGKSTLFRLILGFESPDKGEFLYNGTILRDGTLQSFRKETAWLPQDLNIGIGSVKEVIHYPFEFKNSSTKKPDIKSIEDLLDDLGMESSILEKTFSDLSTGQRQRVGILICILMDKSLMLLDEPTSALDRESKEKLADLLLNSDRTILSTSHDPFWVERCDRIIEMQ, encoded by the coding sequence ATGCTACTCGAAGGCAAAAATATCCATTTTAAATATGGCGATGAGATCATTTTTAATGATTTCTCTTTTGGATTAAAAGAAGGTGAAAAACTTGTCTTGAAAGGAGAATCAGGGAGTGGGAAATCCACTCTATTTCGACTCATTCTTGGTTTTGAATCTCCGGATAAAGGTGAATTTCTATACAATGGTACTATCCTAAGAGATGGGACTTTGCAATCATTCCGAAAAGAAACTGCCTGGCTTCCACAGGATTTGAATATCGGAATTGGTTCCGTGAAAGAAGTTATTCATTACCCCTTTGAATTCAAGAACAGTTCTACAAAAAAACCTGATATAAAATCGATTGAAGACTTATTAGATGACTTGGGAATGGAGTCATCAATTCTCGAAAAAACATTCTCTGATTTGTCCACCGGTCAGCGTCAGCGGGTTGGAATTTTAATCTGCATTTTGATGGACAAATCCCTGATGCTGTTGGATGAGCCGACCTCGGCGCTGGATCGTGAATCCAAAGAGAAACTTGCAGATCTGTTGTTAAATTCAGACCGGACTATTTTATCCACTTCCCACGATCCGTTTTGGGTGGAACGGTGTGATCGAATCATCGAAATGCAATAA
- a CDS encoding GntR family transcriptional regulator — MDFTDKEPIYKQISDYFCKQILKKKWKTDDRVPSVREIAVQMEVNPNTAMRAFQILQDEEILINKRGVGHFIAEGAYQKTLELQRREFIEHDVPVFFQKMKLLGFSCDELEKMIGE; from the coding sequence ATGGATTTCACAGATAAAGAACCGATCTATAAACAGATCTCAGACTATTTCTGTAAACAGATCCTCAAAAAAAAGTGGAAAACGGATGACCGCGTTCCATCCGTTCGGGAGATTGCCGTGCAAATGGAGGTCAATCCAAATACAGCAATGCGGGCCTTTCAGATCCTGCAGGATGAAGAAATCTTAATAAATAAGCGTGGTGTTGGTCATTTTATCGCAGAGGGAGCCTATCAAAAAACACTTGAGCTGCAACGCAGAGAGTTTATTGAACATGACGTACCCGTGTTCTTTCAGAAAATGAAACTACTGGGTTTTTCTTGTGATGAACTTGAAAAGATGATTGGTGAATAA
- a CDS encoding ABC transporter ATP-binding protein, with amino-acid sequence MVTVENLTFAFNKSQPLFTGLNMTLEPGNTYGLFGLNGAGKTTLLNHLSGMLFPKKGSCNVLGKNVRKRLPETMSEIYILPEQFDLPKMNADRYVDLHAPFYPRFDRSYLVEILDEFQVNRQKNLTELSYGQRKKFLIAFALSTHSKVVLMDEPTNGLDIPSKSQFRKIMAGTDQSERCFLISTHQVRDLDSIIDHIIVLNNGKIIFHQSVINISKTLNFEKISDDSDRIVLYSEDAFGGKAAIVKKNKSSKETQIDLELLFNGIIQKQDLINNQFKS; translated from the coding sequence ATGGTTACTGTTGAAAATCTGACATTTGCATTTAATAAAAGCCAACCCCTTTTTACCGGTTTAAATATGACTCTTGAGCCGGGAAACACATATGGGCTCTTTGGCTTGAATGGAGCCGGTAAAACTACTCTTCTGAATCATCTTTCAGGAATGTTGTTTCCAAAAAAGGGATCGTGCAACGTACTTGGAAAAAACGTCAGAAAACGTCTCCCTGAGACAATGAGTGAGATTTATATCCTACCGGAACAGTTCGATCTGCCAAAAATGAACGCTGATAGGTATGTAGATTTGCATGCTCCTTTCTATCCGCGGTTTGATCGATCCTATTTAGTTGAAATTCTTGACGAATTCCAGGTCAACAGACAGAAAAATCTCACCGAACTTTCATACGGCCAGCGAAAGAAATTTTTAATCGCCTTTGCCCTGTCTACCCATTCCAAAGTGGTTTTGATGGACGAACCGACTAACGGACTCGATATTCCGTCTAAAAGCCAGTTTCGAAAAATAATGGCGGGCACTGATCAGTCCGAACGCTGTTTTTTGATCTCTACCCACCAGGTTCGGGATCTCGATAGCATTATCGATCATATTATAGTTTTGAACAATGGCAAAATCATTTTCCACCAGAGCGTAATCAATATTTCGAAGACGCTCAACTTCGAAAAAATATCAGATGACAGCGACAGGATTGTGTTGTACAGCGAAGATGCTTTCGGAGGAAAAGCCGCCATCGTTAAAAAAAATAAAAGCTCTAAGGAAACTCAGATTGATCTTGAACTCCTGTTCAACGGAATTATCCAAAAGCAAGATCTGATCAACAACCAGTTTAAATCTTGA